From the Vibrio metoecus genome, one window contains:
- the vcmA gene encoding sodium-coupled multidrug efflux MATE transporter VcmA: MHRYKIEASNLIKLATPVLIASVAQTGMGFVDTIMAGGVSAIDMAAVSIAASIWLPSILFGVGLLMALVPVVAQLNGAGRQHKIPFEVHQGLTLALLVSIPIIAVLFQTQFIIQFMDVEQAMATKTVGYMHAVMFAVPAYLLFQALRSFTDGMSLTKPAMVIGFMGLLLNIPLNWIFVYGKFGAPQLGGVGCGVATAIVYWIMLFLLMFYITTSKRLAHVKVFATFHKPQPKELFRLFRLGFPVAAALFFEVTLFAVVALMVAPLGSTVVAAHQVALNFSSLVFMFPMSIGAAVSIRVGHKLGEQDTKGAAIAANVGLMTGLATACITALLTVLFREQIALLYTENQIVVALAMQLLLLAAIYQCMDAVQVVAAGALRGYKDMTAIFHRTFISYWVLGLPTGYILGMTNWLTEQPMGAKGFWLGFIIGLSAAALMLGQRLLWIQKQSDDKQLHLATK; encoded by the coding sequence GTGCATCGTTACAAAATCGAAGCATCAAATTTAATTAAACTTGCGACGCCAGTATTGATTGCTTCCGTTGCACAAACTGGTATGGGCTTTGTCGATACAATAATGGCCGGTGGCGTCAGTGCGATTGATATGGCCGCGGTATCTATCGCTGCTAGTATCTGGCTTCCTTCCATTTTATTTGGCGTAGGTTTATTGATGGCACTTGTGCCTGTCGTTGCGCAGCTCAATGGTGCTGGCCGTCAACATAAAATCCCGTTTGAAGTCCATCAAGGCTTGACCCTAGCACTATTAGTTTCTATCCCGATTATTGCCGTTCTCTTTCAAACACAATTCATCATTCAATTTATGGATGTTGAACAAGCGATGGCAACCAAGACTGTCGGATATATGCATGCTGTGATGTTTGCTGTTCCCGCTTACTTGCTGTTTCAAGCGTTACGAAGCTTTACTGATGGCATGTCGCTAACGAAACCTGCCATGGTGATTGGATTTATGGGACTTTTGCTCAACATTCCACTGAACTGGATTTTTGTCTACGGCAAATTTGGAGCGCCGCAACTTGGCGGTGTAGGCTGTGGCGTTGCAACGGCAATTGTTTATTGGATTATGCTGTTTCTGCTGATGTTCTATATCACAACGTCTAAGCGCCTCGCTCATGTCAAAGTTTTTGCCACGTTCCATAAGCCACAGCCCAAAGAGTTGTTCCGTCTATTCCGCTTGGGTTTCCCTGTTGCCGCCGCACTGTTCTTTGAAGTCACTCTCTTTGCTGTAGTGGCACTGATGGTTGCACCTTTGGGTTCAACCGTGGTGGCGGCTCATCAAGTGGCGCTTAACTTTTCCTCGTTGGTGTTTATGTTTCCAATGAGTATTGGTGCGGCGGTTTCCATTCGAGTCGGACACAAATTAGGTGAACAAGACACCAAAGGCGCAGCTATTGCCGCAAATGTTGGCTTGATGACGGGTCTAGCGACTGCTTGTATCACCGCTTTGCTGACGGTACTGTTCCGCGAACAAATCGCACTGCTCTATACCGAGAACCAAATTGTGGTAGCTCTGGCAATGCAATTGCTGTTGCTGGCAGCGATCTATCAATGTATGGATGCCGTACAAGTGGTTGCAGCTGGGGCGTTGCGTGGTTACAAAGATATGACGGCGATTTTTCATCGAACCTTTATCTCTTACTGGGTACTCGGTTTACCTACTGGCTACATTTTAGGTATGACTAACTGGTTAACAGAGCAGCCAATGGGAGCCAAAGGTTTCTGGCTTGGCTTTATTATCGGGCTTTCTGCGGCGGCGTTAATGTTAGGGCAACGTTTGCTATGGATTCAAAAGCAGAGTGATGACAAACAGTTGCACCTTGCAACCAAATAG
- a CDS encoding ExbD/TolR family protein — MRLGRRPSKQDEAQIDLTSMLDIVFIMLIFFIVTSSFVRESGVEVNRPTAAHAVSQKQAGIFVAITAANDIYIDKRQVDVERVQATLEHLLLDQPDASLVIQADEHAFNGTVVKVMDAAKGAGVKNIALAAEKP, encoded by the coding sequence ATGAGGCTAGGGCGCAGACCTTCCAAGCAAGATGAAGCGCAGATCGATCTAACGTCGATGCTGGATATCGTCTTTATCATGTTAATTTTCTTTATTGTGACGAGCTCGTTTGTGCGCGAATCGGGTGTCGAAGTCAATCGTCCCACCGCAGCGCATGCGGTGAGCCAAAAACAAGCTGGGATTTTTGTTGCGATTACCGCGGCCAATGACATCTACATTGATAAACGTCAGGTCGATGTGGAACGAGTGCAAGCGACTCTAGAACATCTTTTGCTAGATCAGCCGGATGCCTCACTGGTGATTCAAGCCGATGAACATGCGTTTAACGGCACGGTAGTGAAAGTGATGGATGCAGCAAAAGGTGCGGGTGTGAAAAACATTGCGCTTGCAGCGGAGAAACCCTGA
- a CDS encoding extracellular solute-binding protein produces the protein MNKVWLSGLLTATVSGVFSTSTLAATEITWWHAMGGQLGETVNHLANEFNASQSDYKLTPVYKGSYTETLTAGIAAFRAGQAPNILQVFDAGAATIMSGKGVAKPVQDLMIESGYPFTSQDYIAGVRNFYADNKGKMVGMPFNSSTPVLYYNKDMLASVNAKAPQTYEQLEQVAAKLAEKGQAGFAQSLTPWIMFENFKSRHNLPLSDKQNGYQDLSTKIMFNSDDMLMHVKKLKEWSDKGYYKYYGSDWDANQTPFERGEVAMWMGSSGSFGGLRNRVKFNLGTTYLPYWESVTKNPTHTFIGGAALFALQGHSKAQDKGVAAFFAYLTKPETQMYWHKTTGYVPVTNAAYELTKQSGYYQENPDAEVGVKQLSLPDGEWTKGYRLGYYPQVREVMHREFDNIFAGRSTVESSLNKVENESAKLLDRFARTVQ, from the coding sequence ATGAATAAGGTATGGTTATCAGGCTTACTAACCGCAACGGTTTCTGGCGTATTTTCAACTTCGACCCTCGCGGCCACGGAAATCACTTGGTGGCATGCCATGGGTGGTCAACTGGGCGAAACCGTCAATCACCTCGCCAATGAGTTTAATGCGTCGCAAAGCGATTATAAGCTCACTCCTGTTTACAAAGGTTCGTACACAGAAACACTTACCGCAGGCATCGCTGCCTTTCGTGCAGGCCAAGCCCCAAATATTCTGCAAGTGTTTGATGCGGGTGCTGCAACGATTATGAGCGGAAAAGGCGTGGCAAAACCGGTGCAAGATCTGATGATCGAATCCGGCTACCCCTTTACTTCACAAGATTACATTGCTGGCGTGCGTAACTTTTATGCGGACAACAAAGGCAAAATGGTCGGCATGCCATTCAACAGCTCAACGCCTGTGCTGTATTACAACAAAGATATGCTGGCTTCTGTTAACGCGAAAGCCCCACAAACTTACGAGCAGCTAGAGCAAGTGGCCGCTAAGCTAGCTGAAAAAGGCCAAGCGGGATTTGCCCAATCGTTAACGCCATGGATCATGTTCGAGAACTTCAAATCTCGCCACAATCTGCCACTTTCCGATAAGCAGAATGGTTACCAAGATCTCTCAACCAAGATCATGTTTAACTCTGACGATATGCTGATGCATGTGAAAAAACTCAAAGAGTGGTCGGATAAAGGTTATTACAAATATTACGGCAGTGATTGGGATGCCAACCAAACCCCATTCGAACGTGGTGAAGTGGCGATGTGGATGGGCTCTTCTGGCTCATTCGGCGGCTTGCGTAACCGCGTAAAATTCAATCTCGGTACCACCTACTTGCCTTACTGGGAATCGGTCACCAAAAATCCGACTCACACCTTTATTGGTGGTGCAGCCCTGTTTGCTCTGCAAGGCCACAGTAAAGCGCAAGACAAAGGTGTAGCGGCATTCTTCGCTTATTTGACCAAGCCTGAAACGCAAATGTACTGGCACAAAACCACTGGTTACGTCCCAGTGACGAATGCGGCATACGAACTCACGAAACAATCGGGCTACTACCAAGAAAACCCCGATGCAGAAGTGGGCGTGAAACAGCTTAGCCTGCCGGATGGCGAGTGGACCAAAGGCTATCGCCTCGGTTACTACCCACAAGTGCGTGAAGTGATGCACCGCGAATTCGATAACATTTTTGCTGGCCGCTCAACGGTAGAGAGCAGCTTGAACAAAGTGGAAAACGAAAGCGCCAAGCTACTGGATCGCTTCGCACGTACGGTGCAATAG
- a CDS encoding MotA/TolQ/ExbB proton channel family protein has translation MNSAFSFLLEYWQQLEQFMAQGGAVLWWLAAVVLLCWLLVIERVLFLTLAFPKQRQHWITSWLQRSDQQSWFARSIREQWLGEAHIALHQNLNLIKVLVAICPMLGLLGTVTGMISVFDVMATQGSSDPKLMASGISLATLPTMAGMVAALAGLFVHARLSKTCRGLEMKLEQALRSQS, from the coding sequence ATGAATTCAGCATTCTCTTTCCTACTGGAATACTGGCAGCAGCTTGAGCAGTTTATGGCTCAAGGCGGGGCGGTACTTTGGTGGTTAGCGGCTGTCGTATTGCTGTGCTGGTTACTGGTGATTGAGCGCGTATTGTTTCTGACGCTGGCGTTTCCAAAGCAACGTCAGCATTGGATTACCTCGTGGTTACAACGTAGCGATCAACAGAGTTGGTTTGCCCGTTCCATTCGCGAGCAATGGCTTGGCGAAGCGCACATTGCATTACATCAGAATCTTAATCTGATTAAGGTTCTGGTGGCCATTTGTCCTATGCTCGGACTACTTGGTACGGTAACAGGGATGATTTCGGTGTTCGATGTAATGGCGACTCAAGGCAGTAGCGATCCCAAGTTGATGGCCTCAGGCATTTCACTCGCCACCTTACCCACTATGGCAGGCATGGTGGCCGCATTAGCCGGACTTTTTGTTCACGCACGTTTAAGCAAAACCTGTCGTGGACTTGAAATGAAATTAGAACAAGCGTTAAGGAGCCAATCATGA
- a CDS encoding tetratricopeptide repeat protein, with translation MKRRILSYLLLSCLSVVSHAAELSPFTASKVVKANQLAQENKVKEAIQVLKQTELSRSYDRAYVARMLGVFYWQNEQIPAAISSLKLAVESNELQDEQAWSTRKMLADLLTSQQEYRPALKHYYVLSESIPANQKGDELWLRISQLHFQLQEWKSVLKGIKQYAQYQSQDAVLPLSLQLGAELNLDQWKPAIATLKRLLVLEPQKSAWWRQLVSLELRVGLKKEALSTLALAKMQRVELNQQDLRLLAQLYAQNGVPERAAQVMETLEEAESNLQLITERAIYWQRAKEWDHAIKTWRLAATKDAKYHWYVAQLLLQEGDYEQALAELDQVKERDRQAQVALAKTRALYKLNQIDAALLQAKRAESIQASESAKQWIKYLSQLRQSPSTQNS, from the coding sequence ATGAAACGACGAATCTTAAGTTATCTTCTTCTGTCCTGTTTATCTGTTGTGAGTCATGCCGCAGAGTTAAGCCCGTTTACGGCCAGTAAAGTCGTCAAGGCGAACCAGTTGGCACAAGAAAACAAGGTGAAAGAGGCAATTCAGGTTCTCAAGCAAACAGAACTGAGCAGAAGTTATGACCGTGCTTATGTTGCCCGTATGCTTGGGGTGTTCTACTGGCAGAATGAGCAAATCCCCGCGGCGATTTCATCACTGAAATTGGCGGTGGAAAGTAATGAGCTGCAAGATGAACAAGCTTGGTCAACTCGGAAAATGTTGGCTGATCTACTGACCAGCCAACAAGAGTATCGTCCGGCGCTGAAGCATTACTATGTGCTGTCAGAATCTATTCCAGCAAATCAAAAAGGCGATGAGCTTTGGCTGAGAATTTCTCAACTGCATTTTCAGTTGCAAGAGTGGAAATCTGTCCTGAAAGGGATTAAGCAGTATGCACAGTACCAATCGCAAGATGCAGTATTGCCACTTTCACTACAGTTGGGCGCTGAACTTAATTTGGATCAGTGGAAACCTGCGATCGCCACTTTGAAACGTTTATTAGTACTGGAGCCGCAAAAGAGTGCTTGGTGGCGTCAACTGGTGAGCCTAGAGCTGCGTGTAGGGTTGAAGAAAGAGGCACTCAGCACTTTAGCCCTCGCCAAAATGCAAAGGGTCGAACTCAACCAGCAAGATTTACGATTGCTGGCTCAGCTCTACGCGCAAAATGGGGTACCAGAGCGTGCAGCTCAAGTCATGGAAACCTTGGAAGAGGCGGAAAGCAATCTACAACTCATTACCGAACGCGCCATTTATTGGCAGCGCGCTAAAGAGTGGGATCATGCCATTAAAACCTGGCGTTTGGCTGCCACGAAAGACGCGAAATATCACTGGTATGTGGCGCAACTCTTATTGCAAGAAGGGGACTATGAGCAAGCGTTAGCCGAACTTGATCAAGTCAAAGAGCGCGATAGACAAGCGCAAGTTGCGCTAGCTAAAACGCGCGCCCTCTACAAATTGAATCAGATTGATGCCGCTTTACTACAAGCGAAACGAGCGGAAAGTATTCAAGCCTCGGAAAGTGCCAAACAGTGGATTAAATACTTATCTCAACTACGGCAGTCACCTTCGACGCAAAACTCTTAA
- a CDS encoding DUF3450 domain-containing protein: MKRCLSLLCVSALLPAHATSLDQAQAIQNSTNQASAQSQQKIDRSAEKTLVLRAEIEQLNEEVKNLQIYRNHLQSLVANQEQEMSSLEQQTEEIKRTRQGIVPLMYDMIEGLEEWVAQDKPIRLAARQERIEKLKELMPRADVSDAEKYRRILEAYQIELDYGNKLGTYQAKIALSSAQQVEAEVLYLGRLVLLARSLDGEQFWNWDAKQQSWQALSDANKSDLNAAYQLAQQQIAPILLNLPVSLTAAEAK, from the coding sequence ATGAAAAGATGTCTCTCACTCCTTTGCGTATCGGCACTTTTGCCAGCGCATGCTACTTCGCTCGATCAAGCGCAAGCGATTCAAAACAGCACCAACCAAGCTTCTGCACAAAGCCAACAGAAAATTGATCGCAGTGCAGAAAAGACTCTGGTATTACGCGCGGAAATTGAGCAACTGAATGAAGAAGTCAAAAACCTTCAGATCTATCGTAATCATTTACAGTCTCTGGTCGCGAACCAAGAGCAAGAGATGAGCAGTCTTGAGCAGCAAACGGAAGAGATTAAACGTACTCGTCAAGGGATTGTGCCACTGATGTACGACATGATTGAGGGATTAGAGGAGTGGGTAGCGCAGGATAAGCCGATCCGTCTCGCAGCCCGTCAAGAACGCATTGAAAAGCTCAAAGAACTGATGCCGCGTGCTGATGTCAGCGATGCTGAAAAATATCGCCGTATTCTTGAGGCGTACCAAATTGAACTGGATTACGGTAACAAGCTGGGTACTTACCAAGCGAAAATTGCCTTGTCTTCCGCACAGCAGGTAGAAGCTGAAGTGCTTTATTTAGGTCGTTTAGTGCTGCTGGCTCGTAGCCTTGATGGTGAACAATTCTGGAATTGGGATGCGAAACAGCAGTCATGGCAAGCACTTTCGGATGCGAACAAAAGTGATCTCAATGCTGCTTACCAACTGGCACAACAGCAAATTGCACCGATACTCTTGAACTTGCCTGTTTCTTTGACCGCTGCGGAGGCTAAATAA
- a CDS encoding CPXCG motif-containing cysteine-rich protein — MRNFTEKSVICPHCGHGIRLTLDASNGSQEFYDDCPACCHAIHLNMTVDELHDTIELYIDADDEQIF; from the coding sequence ATGAGAAACTTCACAGAAAAGTCCGTTATCTGCCCGCATTGCGGTCACGGTATTCGTTTGACTTTAGATGCTTCGAATGGAAGTCAGGAGTTTTACGATGACTGCCCCGCTTGCTGTCACGCGATCCACCTCAATATGACGGTCGATGAGTTACACGACACCATTGAATTGTATATTGATGCTGATGACGAACAGATTTTCTAA
- a CDS encoding energy transducer TonB, which yields MGRLILASPIALAVTLALFSLMAWMVDNGGKSIPKPTAALNFTMVMAEQEQDVQRRQRSVPEQPQVPQVPTQAPARSEQTAAMDVSSLNPLVDLNLSTAIEGVAVNAPQFGEFSVNQQVMPLHRVEPNYPAKALQRGVEGYVTLRFNIDELGKTRDIEVVDANPKRYFEREAMLALRNWKYQPKIVDGKAVLQTGLTVRLEFKLQK from the coding sequence ATGGGTCGCTTGATCTTAGCCAGCCCAATTGCTCTCGCTGTTACGTTGGCACTGTTTAGCCTGATGGCTTGGATGGTGGATAACGGCGGGAAAAGCATTCCTAAGCCAACTGCGGCACTAAATTTTACGATGGTGATGGCAGAGCAGGAACAAGATGTACAACGCAGGCAGCGTAGTGTGCCGGAACAGCCACAAGTACCGCAAGTGCCAACTCAAGCGCCTGCGAGATCTGAGCAAACTGCCGCGATGGATGTGTCATCACTCAATCCGCTGGTGGATTTAAACCTTAGCACCGCGATTGAAGGTGTGGCAGTGAATGCCCCACAATTTGGTGAATTTTCGGTGAATCAGCAAGTGATGCCTTTGCATCGAGTCGAGCCTAACTATCCAGCCAAAGCCTTGCAACGTGGGGTTGAAGGGTATGTTACGCTGCGTTTTAACATTGATGAACTGGGCAAAACTCGCGACATTGAAGTGGTGGATGCCAACCCCAAACGTTATTTTGAACGTGAAGCGATGCTGGCTTTGCGTAACTGGAAATACCAACCGAAAATTGTGGATGGTAAAGCCGTGCTTCAAACCGGGCTGACGGTTCGACTGGAGTTTAAGTTACAAAAATGA
- a CDS encoding MotA/TolQ/ExbB proton channel family protein, which translates to MKFKHSALALALTLPLALGFSSAYAADDLVQKANQDKAQQQQHNQQRESGFVQTEQELQAAKAALLTERNRLQKEADQLSTQFSDNENTLARLEETLRLETGSLGEMFGVVRQNAKELQNELDQSVTGVEPRAYQSSIDEVVAAKTLPSMAQLRGLWQAMNEEIQASAQVEPTEIAWLNGQGETQTEPALRLGSFGLVTKKGYVKWDNQRQQAVSYQQLPSDFPTLSRIQSLTSGDVVTMKVDPSRGLLLEQLALTPTLSQRLQAGGVIGNVILVLLGVGLIIALYRGAILATLRQKIKAQLKNPDQPGNNPLGRILAVYNKEQQRSVEALELRLLEAVVDEQNHLETGLSMLKLLAALAPMLGLLGTVTGMIETFQVITQFGNGDPKVMAGGISMALVTTVEGLIAAIPLLLAHNILSAQAEAIRNILEKQGIGLVAQQAELDCSAQSVQPLVKQTA; encoded by the coding sequence ATGAAGTTTAAACACTCCGCCTTGGCGTTGGCATTAACCCTTCCTCTAGCTCTCGGTTTTAGCTCTGCTTACGCGGCAGATGATTTAGTGCAAAAAGCCAATCAAGATAAAGCGCAGCAACAGCAGCATAACCAGCAGCGTGAATCCGGTTTTGTGCAAACCGAACAAGAGCTTCAAGCTGCGAAAGCCGCTTTGCTCACTGAACGCAATCGCCTGCAAAAAGAGGCAGATCAGCTCTCTACTCAGTTCAGTGACAACGAAAATACGCTCGCGCGCCTTGAAGAAACGTTGCGACTGGAAACGGGCAGCTTAGGCGAGATGTTTGGTGTGGTACGCCAAAATGCCAAAGAGCTGCAAAATGAACTGGATCAATCAGTGACTGGCGTTGAGCCTCGTGCTTATCAAAGTAGCATTGATGAAGTCGTTGCGGCGAAAACCTTGCCTTCGATGGCTCAACTGCGTGGCTTGTGGCAAGCCATGAATGAAGAAATTCAAGCCAGTGCACAAGTTGAGCCGACGGAAATTGCTTGGTTAAACGGGCAGGGCGAAACGCAAACGGAACCTGCATTGCGTTTAGGCTCATTCGGATTGGTTACTAAAAAAGGCTATGTAAAGTGGGATAACCAACGTCAACAAGCGGTGAGTTATCAACAACTGCCGTCAGATTTCCCAACCTTAAGTCGAATTCAATCACTCACCTCAGGTGACGTTGTCACCATGAAGGTTGATCCATCACGCGGTTTATTGCTAGAACAACTAGCTTTAACTCCAACATTAAGTCAGCGCCTACAAGCCGGTGGCGTGATTGGTAACGTGATTCTCGTGTTACTGGGTGTGGGGCTGATTATCGCTCTATACCGTGGCGCGATATTGGCCACTCTGCGTCAAAAGATTAAGGCTCAGCTCAAAAATCCTGATCAGCCGGGGAATAACCCACTGGGTCGCATTTTGGCGGTTTACAACAAAGAGCAGCAACGCAGTGTGGAAGCACTTGAACTCCGTTTGTTGGAAGCCGTGGTGGATGAGCAAAACCACCTTGAAACGGGTTTATCCATGCTGAAATTATTGGCTGCGTTAGCACCAATGCTCGGCCTGCTCGGTACAGTGACCGGGATGATTGAAACCTTCCAAGTGATCACTCAGTTTGGTAACGGTGACCCGAAAGTCATGGCGGGCGGCATTTCGATGGCCTTGGTGACAACCGTTGAAGGTTTGATTGCGGCGATTCCGCTCTTACTGGCGCACAATATTCTCAGCGCACAAGCAGAAGCGATTCGCAATATTCTGGAGAAACAAGGGATTGGACTGGTTGCTCAACAAGCGGAGCTTGACTGCTCCGCTCAATCGGTTCAACCACTTGTTAAACAAACCGCGTAA